The following coding sequences are from one Capsicum annuum cultivar UCD-10X-F1 chromosome 3, UCD10Xv1.1, whole genome shotgun sequence window:
- the LOC107861808 gene encoding ruBisCO large subunit-binding protein subunit beta, chloroplastic, with protein sequence MATTFTSVCSIASTSQSVDKKFINSSETLSSFSGISLTSFGGRGKNKALKKRYDSKIKSMAKELHFNQDGSAIKKLQAGVNKLADLVGVTLGPKGRNVVLESKYGPPKIVNDGVTVAREVELEDPVENIGASVVRQAASKTNDLAGDGTTTSVVLAQGIIAEGVKVVAAGANPIQISRGIERTTKALVSELKKISKEVEDSELADVAAVSAGNNYEVGNMIAEALSKVGRKGVVTLEEGRGSANNLYVVEGMQFDRGYFSPYFVTDNERMVAEYENCKLLLVDKKIKNARDLVNVLEEAIKSGNPIVVIAEDIEQEALATLVVNKLRGALKIAALKAPGYGDRKRQYLDDIAVLTGGTVIREEVGLYLEKAGSEVLGNAAKVVLAKESTTIVGDGSTQDAVSKQIGQIKRLLESTEQDYEKEKLSGRIAKLSGGVAVIQVGAQTETELKEKKLRVEDALNATKAAVEEGIVVGGGCTLLRLAAKVEDIKGTLDNDEQKIGADIVKRALRYPMKLIAKNAGVSGSVVIEKVLSNDNPNYGYNAATGNYEDLMAAGIIDPTKVVRCCLEHAASVARTFLTSDAVVTEIKVPEPVVVGNPMDNSGYGP encoded by the exons ATGGCTACCACGTTTACCTCAGTGTGTTCGATTGCTTCCACAAGCCAGTCAGTGGATAAGAAATTCATCAATTCTTCTGAAACTTTATCTTCATTCTCTGGGATATCTTTGACTTCATTTGGGGGCAGGGGAAAGAATAAAGCTTTAAAGAAGAGATATGATTCCAAGATCAAGTCTATGGCCAAGGAGTTACACTTCAATCAGGATGGTTCTGCCATTAAGAAGCTGCAA GCAGGTGTTAACAAGCTTGCAGATCTAGTAGGTGTTACTCTTGGTCCAAAAGGAAGAAATGTGGTTCTTGAGAGCAAATATGGCCCTCCGAAAATTGTAAATGATGGTGTTACTGTTGCCAGAGAG GTTGAACTAGAAGACCCTGTTGAGAATATTGGTGCAAGTGTGGTGAGACAAGCTGCTTCAAAAACAAATGACTTAGCTGGGGATGGAACTACTACATCTGTTGTTTTAGCACAGGGGATCATAGCTGAGGGTGTTAAG GTTGTTGCAGCTGGTGCGAACCCTATTCAGATTTCCAGGGGCATCGAGAGGACGACCAAAGCCCTGGTTTCTGAgctaaagaaaatttcaaaagag GTCGAGGACAGTGAATTAGCAGATGTAGCTGCAGTTAGTGCAGGAAACAACTATGAAGTAGGAAATATGATAGCAGAAGCCTTGAGTAAAGTGGGTAGGAAAGGTGTAGTTACTCTTGAGGAAGGACGGGGTTCTGCGAACAACTTATATGTCGTGGAAGGCATGCAATTTGACCGTGGCTATTTCTCCCCATACTTTGTAACAGACAATGAGAGGATGGTAGCTGAATACGAAAACTGCAAG CTGCTTCTGGTggacaagaagataaaaaatgcAAGGGATTTAGTCAATGTTTTGGAAGAAGCAATCAAGAGTGGAAATCCGATAGTGGTTATCGCTGAAGACATAGAGCAGGAAGCTCTAGCCACACTGGTTGTGAACAAATTAAGAGGAGCATTGAAAATTGCTGCTCTCAAAGCTCCTGGTTATGGAGATCGAAAAAGGCAATATCTTGATGACATTGCTGTTCTTACTGGAG GTACTGTCATCCGAGAGGAAGTTGGTTTATACCTGGAGAAGGCTGGAAGTGAGGTCTTAGGGAATGCTGCCAAAGTGGTTTTAGCAAAGGAGTCAACAACAATTGTTGGTGATGGTAGTACACAGGATGCAGTAAGCAAACAAATTGGCCAAATTAAAAGACTTCTTGAG TCAACTGAACAAGACTATGAGAAGGAAAAACTGAGTGGGAGAATTGCGAAACTCTCTGGGGGCGTTGCCGTAATTCAG GTTGGTGCACAAACTGAAACAGAactcaaagaaaagaaattgagagTAGAGGATGCACTCAATGCAACGAAG GCAGCTGTTGAAGAAGGCATTGTAGTTGGTGGTGGATGCACCTTATTGCGGCTTGCTGCCAAAGTTGAAGACATTAAAGGAACTCTTGATAATGATGAACAAAAG ATTGGAGCCGATATTGTCAAGAGGGCTTTGCGCTACCCTATGAAGTTAATAGCCAAGAATGCTGGTGTTAGTGGAAGTGTTGTAATTGAAAAG GTGTtgtccaatgacaatccaaacTATGGTTATAATGCCGCCACTGGAAATTATGAAGATCTAATGGCTGCTGGTATAATTGATCCTACAAAG GTGGTAAGATGCTGCTTGGAGCATGCAGCTTCAGTTGCAAGGACCTTTCTGACATCAGATGCTGTGGTCACTGAGATCAAGGTGCCTGAACCTGTAGTTGTTGGGAACCCAATGGACAATTCAG GTTATGGACCCTAA
- the LOC107865814 gene encoding stellacyanin, whose translation MGSTFSYTSLCFIVVTIVSFVVAAASAEEFKVGDAVGWREPSANETDLYNHWASNKKFHVGDKLRFEYRNDSVIKVHKWEFYHCNRTHPVSSAKDGNRTFNLNRVGPVYFTSGDPEHCKKGQRLSIEVLPLHPISQSPPQPPPISVAPSPAPLSYSLAAASSVPAAVILAVVVSVIVAVAAASA comes from the exons ATGGGATCAACTTTCTCCTACACTTCTCTTTGTTTCATTGTGGTTACGATTGTATCTTTCGTTGTTGCTGCTGCTTCTGCTGAGGAATTCAAAGTTGGTGATGCTGTGGGTTGGCGTGAGCCTAGCGCGAACGAAACCGATCTCTATAATCACTGGGCTTCGAATAAGAAATTTCACGTTGGTGATAAACTCC GTTTTGAGTACCGGAACGACTCTGTCATTAAAGTCCACAAATGGGAATTCTACCATTGCAACAGAACTCATCCGGTCTCCTCCGCTAAAGACGGCAACAGAACTTTTAATCTGAACCGGGTCGGCCCGGTTTACTTCACCAGCGGCGATCCAGAACACTGCAAAAAAGGCCAGCGTTTATCCATAGAAGTTCTTCCACTCCATCCTATCTCGCAATCTCCACCACAACCACCGCCAATTTCAGTGGCTCCGTCGCCGGCTCCGCTCTCTTACTCGTTGGCGGCGGCTTCGTCGGTTCCTGCGGCTGTTATTTTAGCGGTGGTGGTTTCGGTTATTGTTGCTGTGGCTGCTGCTTCAGCATGA
- the LOC107861807 gene encoding CASP-like protein 3A1, with product MINGVNNPPDVGIQLPEMKLSVAESESRPLGRNNVDKKAEVMQVVLRAMCLVSSVTAVSLMVTAEQTATISVVGINFPWHSKWSFSRSFEYLVGVSAAVAVHLILQLLISGSRLVRGSPIIFSRNHGWLIFAFDQVFALALISAGSSASSVSSLNHTGIRHIALPNFCKPLQKFCDRVATSIAFTFLSCFLLAILVVLDVIWLSSKH from the exons ATGATCAACGGCGTAAATAATCCACCGGATGTCGGAATTCAGCTGCCCGAGATGAAACTGAGCGTCGCGGAGAGCGAGAGCAGGCCACTGGGCAGAAATAATGTTGATAAGAAAGCTGAAGTGATGCAAGTAGTTCTACGTGCAATGTGTCTTGTGAGTTCAGTCACAGCGGTATCGCTTATGGTGACAGCCGAACAAACTGCAACCATCTCTGTCGTCGGCATTAACTTCCCCTGGCACTCCAAGTGGTCCTTCTCTCGCTCCTTCGA GTACCTGGTTGGCGTCTCGGCTGCTGTTGCAGTTCATTTAATACTTCAGCTACTTATCAGTGGATCAAGACTTGTACGAGGAtcaccaattattttttctcgaAATCATGGATGGCTTATTTTTGCCTTTGATCAG GTATTCGCGTTGGCACTAATAAGTGCTGGATCATCCGCATCAAGTGTTTCCAGTCTAAATCACACAGGGATTCGACATATAGCTCTGCCAAATTTTTGCAAACCCCTGCAAAAATTTTGTGATCGTGTTGCCACTTCCATAGCCTTCACTTTTCTCAGCTGCTTTCTGCTTGCCATTTTAGTGGTTCTTGATGTAATTTGGTTGTCCTCTAAGCACTAG
- the LOC107861806 gene encoding nuclear pore complex protein NUP35, giving the protein MSTAMRTPKTGRQSLFFQDLATPISSRKSGSKFNTPGQAAAVSSLWRENFATSDLPPPPVFTLEDRSDVSPESGILDYVASPEVKSDPRTPVQASGREFSTPKSKSEASTSYALMGKQQQQSQQSPLTGLTWWSPAKGSGGSAEQDDKGKGSPVEGVVHPGALITLPPPREVARPEVRNNTFPVGNLNEEEWVTVYGFSPIDTNAVLREFEKCGVILKHILGPRDANWMHILYQNRADALKALNKNGMQINGVLMIGVKPVDPAQRQALDDRLNKQGFIPLPHAQSSKNNDPSPFRTSSQPYYLQNGSNSAKQSSGSVATPARSVVSKIVDLMFGV; this is encoded by the exons ATGAGTACGGCAATGAGAACCCCGAAAACTGGAAGACAGTCATTGTTCTTCCAGGATTTAGCTACACCTATATCGTCCCGAAAATCAGGGTCGAAATTCAATACTCCAGGACAGGCAGCAGCTGTTTCGTCATTATGGCGTGAGAATTTTGCTACTTCAGATCTACCACCACCGCCTGTATTTACTCTTGAGGATCGATCGGATGTTTCTCCTGAATCGGGGATTCTTGATTATGTTGCTTCGCCTGAAGTGAAATCGGACCCTAGAACGCCGGTGCAAGCTTCAGGGAGGGAGTTTTCGACACCTAAGAGTAAGTCTGAGGCAAGTACTTCGTATGCGTTGATGGGTAAGCAGCAGCAACAGAGTCAGCAAAGCCCGTTGACAGGTTTGACGTGGTGGTCACCCGCGAAGGGTAGTGGTGGTAGTGCTGAGCAGGATGACAAGGGAAAAGGTTCACCAGTAGAAGGCGTCGTTCATCCTGGTGCTTTGATAACCTTACCTCCACCAAGGGAAGTTGCAAGGCCAGAGGTCAGGAATAACACATTTCCTGTGGGGAACCTCAATGAGGAAGAATGGGTCACAGTTTATGG ATTTTCCCCAATTGACACCAATGCAGTTTTACGGGAATTTGAGAAATGTGGTGTCATTTTGAAGCACATTCTGGGCCCCAGAGATGCTAACTGGATGCACATTCTCTATCAG AATCGTGCTGATGCTCTGAAAGCTCTTAACAAAAACGGTATGCAGATAAATGGAGTTCTTATGATTGGGGTTAAACCAGTGGATCCAGCACAGCGTCAGGCACTTGATGATAGGCTCAACAAGCAAGGATTTATTCCTTTACCACATGCTCAGTCCAGTAAAAATAATGATCCTTCTCCATTTAGAACCTCCTCGCAGCCTTATTATCTCCAAAATGGCAGCAACAGTGCAAAGCAATCATCTGGATCTGTTGCTACCCCAGCAAGATCTGTTGTGTCTAAAATTGTGGACTTGATGTTCGGTGTCTAA
- the LOC107865813 gene encoding uncharacterized protein LOC107865813, which translates to MANFCCPIEMEPKTLKQGQLNLAREVAVDIVQNTESGEASNLFLEGGKTVVQLKEALVLIEEAESALQEADPTGEVVKTNVVIQASCQCACPTAIIDDSPEQSKLKEPLSAPF; encoded by the exons ATGGCTAACTTTTGTTGCCCCATTGAGATGGAGCCCAAGACATTGAAACAAGGTCAACTCAACCTTGCCCGA gaAGTTGCTGTTGACATTGTACAGAATACAGAATCGGGCGAAGCATCAAATCTATTTCTAGAG GGAGGGAAGACAGTAGTTCAACTAAAGGAGGCTCTAGTGCTAATTGAGGAAGCAGAATCAGCACTACAAGAAGCTGATCCCACTGGGGAAGTAGTGAAAACAAACGTGGTGATACAGGCATCCTGCCAATGTGCCTGCCCGACCGCGATAATCGATGACTCCCCTGAACAATCTAAGCTTAAGGAACCACTCTCTGCTCCCTTTTGA
- the LOC107861805 gene encoding GATA transcription factor 12, whose translation MEASDFFVSGFFSHAGDEQNPNNNNCNNNNNSNGNNFIVDELLDFPNEDEVMADAFFDSITGNNSADSSTVTVVDSCNSSVSGGDAQFNGNLSCRSFTDAPFPTSELCVPYDQVAELEWLSNFVEESFSSDDLQNLQFVPVPNVNSTTQTTDSSSSATTISTGISSPLVFPADTSVPGKARSKRSRAAPCDWSSRLKLLLSPATSSSDSNNNNNAGSAANNNAAFTGKASKAPSRKRENVEVPGRKCLHCASDKTPQWRTGPMGPKTLCNACGVRYKSGRLVPEYRPASSPTFISAKHSNSHRKVLELRRQKELHRVQQVHQHQLLSQPTIFGVSNGGDEFLLHHHQNCGPNFRHLI comes from the exons ATGGAAGCATCGGATTTCTTCGTCAGCGGCTTTTTCTCACATGCCGGAGACGAACAAAATCCGAACAACAACAAttgcaataacaacaataatagtaaTGGCAACAATTTTATTGTCGATGAACTTTTGGATTTCCCTAATGAAGATGAAGTCATGGCCGACGCTTTTTTTGACAGTATTACCGGTAATAATTCTGCTGATTCTTCCACTGTTACCGTCGTTGACAGCTGTAATTCCTCTGTTTCCGGTGGAGATGCTCAATTTAACGGTAACCTCAGCTGCCGTAGCTTCACTGATGCTCCGTTCCCCACCAGCGAACTCTGCGTTCCG TATGATCAGGTAGCTGAGCTAGAATGGCTGTCAAATTTTGTGGAGGAATCATTCTCAAGTGATGATCTTCAAAACCTTCAGTTTGTACCTGTACCAAACGTTAATTCCACCACCCAAACCACCGACAGTTCCTCCTCCGCCACCACAATTTCCACCGGAATTAGCTCTCCACTTGTCTTCCCCGCAGACACTTCCGTACCTGGCAAAGCTCGTAGCAAGCGCTCACGCGCCGCTCCCTGCGACTGGTCGTCCCGTCTTAAGCTGCTGCTATCACCTGCCACCTCATCATCagatagcaacaacaacaacaacgccGGTTCTGCTGCTAATAATAACGCCGCGTTCACGGGTAAAGCCAGTAAAGCACCGTCGAGGAAGCGAGAGAATGTGGAAGTGCCAGGACGGAAATGCCTGCACTGCGCTTCTGACAAGACACCGCAGTGGCGCACAGGTCCCATGGGTCCTAAAACACTCTGCAATGCATGTGGTGTTAGGTACAAGTCCGGGAGATTGGTGCCTGAGTATCGGCCGGCGTCTAGTCCGACCTTTATCTCAGCAAAGCATTCGAATTCGCATCGAAAAGTCCTGGAGCTCCGAAGACAAAAGGAGCTCCATAGAGTACAGCAAGTTCATCAGCATCAGTTGCTTAGTCAGCCCACAATTTTCGGTGTATCAAACGGTGGAGATGAATTCTTGCTTCATCATCACCAAAACTGTGGTCCAAATTTCAGGCACCTAATCTAA